In Treponema sp. OMZ 798, the following proteins share a genomic window:
- a CDS encoding ABC transporter ATP-binding protein, whose product MSHSDYVIEMRNIRKEFPGIVANDDITLQVKKGEIHAILGENGAGKSTLMSILFGLYHADRGEIFVKGNKVKINSPNDANDLGIGMVHQHFKLIHNFTVTENIILGKEGGFILNQKEAEKRIKELSDKYGLFIEPDAVISNITVGMQQRVEILKMLYRNADILIFDEPTAVLTPQEISELMQIMRNLAAEGKAIILITHKLQEILDAADKCTIIRRGKLIDVVDVASTTKNELASKMVGRPVDFKVPKGPSKPGAPILEIKNLNVLKEKKLPAVSNFSLDVRAGEIVGIAGVDGNGQSELVYALSGLMPSESGSIVLEGKDITNLSIRKRAESGLGHVPEDRQKHGLVLQYSIAENMVIKSYYTKAFQKHGFLNMEKIKSFAQKVSEAFDVRSGSGIESKAGDLSGGNQQKAILGREITLDPPLLIAVNPTRGLDVGAIESIHKELVKHRDNGRAVLLISFELDEIFNLSDRIAVMHRGALSGIVRPEETTAEEVGLMMAGMGGKNE is encoded by the coding sequence TTGTCCCATTCTGATTATGTTATTGAAATGAGAAATATCCGTAAGGAATTTCCCGGAATTGTGGCAAACGACGATATAACTCTCCAAGTGAAGAAAGGAGAGATTCATGCAATTTTGGGAGAAAACGGAGCGGGTAAGTCTACCCTGATGAGTATCCTCTTCGGACTTTATCATGCCGACAGGGGAGAAATCTTTGTGAAGGGGAATAAGGTAAAAATAAACAGCCCCAACGATGCAAATGATCTAGGTATCGGAATGGTGCATCAACATTTTAAACTCATCCATAATTTTACAGTAACCGAAAACATTATTTTAGGTAAAGAAGGCGGTTTTATCCTAAACCAAAAAGAAGCCGAAAAGCGTATAAAAGAATTAAGCGATAAATACGGTCTTTTTATTGAACCCGATGCCGTTATAAGCAACATAACTGTAGGTATGCAGCAAAGGGTTGAAATCCTAAAAATGCTTTACAGGAATGCAGACATTCTCATCTTCGATGAGCCTACGGCAGTTTTGACTCCTCAGGAAATAAGCGAGCTTATGCAGATTATGCGGAACCTAGCCGCAGAAGGCAAGGCCATAATCCTTATTACCCATAAATTGCAGGAAATTTTGGATGCAGCCGACAAGTGTACTATTATAAGACGAGGAAAACTCATAGATGTTGTCGATGTGGCTTCTACAACCAAAAATGAACTTGCTTCCAAAATGGTAGGCCGGCCTGTAGACTTTAAGGTTCCGAAAGGGCCTTCAAAGCCGGGCGCTCCGATTCTCGAAATTAAAAACTTAAACGTATTAAAAGAAAAAAAACTTCCTGCAGTCAGCAATTTTTCGCTTGATGTAAGAGCCGGAGAAATTGTAGGCATAGCCGGTGTAGACGGAAACGGACAAAGCGAATTGGTCTATGCTCTTTCAGGCCTCATGCCTTCGGAATCGGGCAGCATAGTTTTGGAAGGAAAAGATATTACAAACCTTTCTATACGGAAAAGAGCCGAATCGGGTCTGGGTCATGTACCTGAAGACAGACAAAAGCACGGCCTTGTTTTGCAGTATTCTATTGCCGAAAACATGGTCATAAAATCCTATTACACAAAAGCTTTCCAAAAGCACGGCTTTTTAAATATGGAGAAAATAAAAAGCTTTGCTCAAAAGGTCAGTGAAGCCTTCGATGTACGCTCAGGTTCAGGCATCGAATCCAAGGCAGGAGATTTGAGCGGAGGAAATCAGCAAAAGGCTATTCTTGGAAGGGAAATAACCCTGGATCCTCCTCTTTTAATAGCCGTCAACCCCACACGGGGGCTTGATGTCGGGGCTATAGAGTCCATCCATAAAGAGCTGGTAAAACACAGGGATAACGGAAGGGCTGTTCTTTTAATTTCCTTTGAGCTTGACGAAATTTTTAACCTTTCCGACAGGATAGCCGTCATGCACAGGGGGGCTTTAAGCGGAATTGTACGCCCTGAAGAAACTACAGCCGAAGAAGTAGGGCTTATGATGGCCGGTATGGGAGGAAAGAATGAGTAA
- a CDS encoding cytidine deaminase, with protein sequence MEISSQLENLFKTALEAAKKAYAPYSNFHVGAALLLEDGSIVTGVNVENRSYGLTNCAERTAIFKAVSEGKKDFKAIAIATPDADYPVSPCGACRQVISEFMAGDIPVIFGSSLDNVVLTDVKGIYPFDALHELKK encoded by the coding sequence ATGGAAATTTCAAGTCAGTTAGAAAATTTATTCAAAACAGCCCTTGAGGCTGCAAAAAAAGCCTACGCGCCCTACTCTAATTTTCATGTGGGCGCAGCTCTTTTGTTGGAAGACGGTTCTATTGTAACAGGCGTAAATGTAGAAAACCGCTCATACGGCCTTACAAACTGTGCGGAGCGCACAGCAATATTTAAGGCGGTTTCTGAAGGAAAAAAGGATTTTAAGGCCATTGCCATCGCAACACCCGATGCGGACTATCCCGTAAGCCCTTGCGGAGCATGCAGACAGGTTATTTCGGAATTCATGGCAGGAGATATACCGGTAATCTTCGGCTCCTCCCTTGATAATGTAGTGCTCACAGATGTCAAAGGAATATACCCCTTCGATGCCCTGCACGAATTAAAAAAATGA
- a CDS encoding type II toxin-antitoxin system RelE/ParE family toxin codes for MKVILTETFKKQLKKLDTVISKRVLDYLEQIELLDNPRSRGKALTSNLSGLWRYRVGDYIILCRIHDDKLIITAIEIGHRSTVYKL; via the coding sequence ATGAAAGTCATCTTGACCGAAACATTTAAAAAACAATTAAAAAAACTGGACACTGTAATCTCAAAGCGTGTTTTGGATTATCTTGAACAAATTGAGCTTCTTGATAATCCGCGTTCCCGAGGAAAAGCTCTTACTTCAAATCTTTCAGGGTTATGGCGGTATCGTGTCGGCGACTACATCATTTTATGCCGCATTCATGATGATAAGCTGATTATTACCGCCATCGAAATTGGACACCGCTCAACGGTGTATAAATTATGA
- a CDS encoding ABC transporter permease: MSKLKIRSLNFKDFNIAENNFIISFSAVLLGLIAGAVFIAVLGTNPFSAFSYLFRGGLMNIERIGNTLATATILLFVGLSVSFAFKTGLFNIGASGQMLIGGLCATVIALNSSMPRPLLLIVLIIAAMIGGAVWAALPGLLKAVFNVHEVVSTIMMNWIAYWIVYYSVQGYLKAEFIETESRSIAIEHTLRAEWLSKLFGSEYINYGIFLGIFGMILVKIILDKTTLGFELKAAGYNKSGAEYAGIKVNRNIIFSMMIAGALSGLAGLTYYAGYSLNMQIGVLPSQGFDGIAVALLGAGNSIGVALSSLFFGVLHVGKGFMSANTTVPPEIADTIIAVIIYFTATSLLLKRFWSKIQKNKKKHIKEAD, translated from the coding sequence ATGAGTAAGCTTAAAATAAGAAGCCTTAATTTTAAAGACTTTAACATAGCCGAAAACAATTTTATTATAAGTTTTTCTGCTGTTTTGCTCGGCCTTATTGCAGGAGCCGTTTTTATAGCCGTATTGGGTACAAACCCTTTTTCGGCCTTTTCCTATCTTTTCCGGGGCGGGCTTATGAACATAGAACGCATCGGAAATACCCTTGCAACAGCTACAATACTCCTCTTTGTAGGATTATCCGTCAGCTTTGCTTTTAAAACGGGCCTTTTTAATATAGGTGCTTCAGGCCAGATGCTTATCGGAGGTCTTTGCGCTACAGTTATAGCCTTAAACAGCTCAATGCCTCGTCCTCTTTTATTGATTGTTTTAATAATAGCTGCCATGATAGGGGGTGCCGTTTGGGCGGCCCTTCCCGGACTTTTAAAGGCCGTATTCAATGTGCATGAGGTAGTTTCTACCATAATGATGAACTGGATAGCCTATTGGATAGTTTATTATTCGGTTCAAGGTTATCTAAAGGCAGAGTTTATCGAAACCGAAAGCCGCTCAATTGCCATAGAGCATACCCTGAGGGCTGAATGGCTGAGTAAACTCTTTGGAAGCGAGTACATAAACTACGGTATCTTTTTAGGTATTTTCGGAATGATCCTTGTAAAAATAATATTGGACAAGACAACTCTGGGTTTTGAGTTAAAGGCTGCGGGCTATAATAAGAGCGGTGCCGAATATGCAGGCATAAAGGTAAACAGAAACATTATCTTTTCGATGATGATAGCGGGTGCTCTTTCGGGGCTCGCCGGCTTAACCTACTATGCGGGCTATTCTCTTAATATGCAGATAGGAGTTTTACCCTCGCAGGGCTTTGACGGTATAGCCGTTGCTCTTTTAGGAGCCGGGAATTCGATAGGAGTTGCCTTAAGCTCCCTCTTTTTCGGTGTTCTACATGTAGGAAAAGGCTTTATGAGTGCCAACACAACCGTTCCGCCCGAAATAGCCGATACAATTATTGCAGTTATCATTTATTTTACGGCTACAAGTTTATTGTTAAAGCGCTTTTGGTCTAAAATCCAAAAAAATAAGAAAAAGCATATTAAGGAGGCAGACTAA
- a CDS encoding FG-GAP repeat domain-containing protein, producing MAILVILLVLILPIAGFFIYSAIDGINPIEYIPEGHYAYVNIDSAGELLQKTLSMQTLDSVLSSPETAQLQGTIRSFRASPMLTSWWFSSASNISLDIAAYPGDNFLIFAKLGFRSAGTRLLPLILRFKTDLFSDLKELKQLEENGISFWQYDLGGGQSIYAVNYKDSIILSTSKDLFFSALSKKNEDEHIKTLRKFIKEKKGETLSILSDVNYFTKDTPKDDSISNNVVRALKFTEAAKIDLSLDYKDISLSGLCKWETESEGLNTILQRQAFIPGILNRLPKSTDYISLINMGDADFLFKNGKDILGASVLQSYNSANKASKFVFNKSIDDLLFSWMGEEIGVFEVKQSDVPIFFVSLKDEKLCRQAFELIYTSFFVNRNISALVDGIRIPRIEFPDILTALLRAFNAELPSPFYVIEGGYLYLSQSAEALASMLNDVKRGNLLVKTENWKNITRAFSPETSVFVYYNLENQIPLFLRSNDMMQSVLKGFGRGVVSIRFEKEKTLKFEVYAQKTEAHSLGELPAFPYETNSKLNSYLYCGKGENNVPFAYWTSGPNLYALNLADKQLKSIKLDDKAYLNLETKNGIVNAVWAVSARGSVYKTDYNLNVSSGFPILTGEKLNSSPSIIQNKMVVPVANKPVLLYVESSASFYYSDEMNTRLRAAPSVYGNFITAIPRSFDSYMYVFDDKGKIVSGYPKVLDGISAVQPILYKNNTYEAVLTEKGVFSLKPSDIMQGKAGEVYSIDLNTSCKTQPVYSENLKMFFLITDNGFLYKIDTECNIIDKIPLKQKNAADYLISLIDIDSDGYDDVLVSGGGNSIYAYNSNFSPLNGFPVAGTGIPYLIDVDGNGKPELISCGIDNRIHSYTGVSK from the coding sequence ATGGCTATTTTAGTCATCTTGCTTGTATTGATTTTGCCTATTGCCGGTTTTTTTATTTATTCTGCAATCGATGGTATAAATCCTATCGAGTATATACCTGAAGGGCATTACGCCTATGTGAATATAGATTCCGCAGGGGAACTTTTACAAAAAACTCTTTCAATGCAGACCCTTGATTCGGTTTTAAGCTCGCCTGAAACGGCTCAGTTACAGGGAACTATCCGTTCTTTTAGAGCTTCTCCTATGCTGACCTCATGGTGGTTCAGTTCTGCATCTAATATTAGTTTAGACATAGCGGCCTACCCGGGCGATAACTTTTTGATTTTTGCTAAGTTGGGCTTCCGTTCGGCCGGAACAAGACTTTTACCCTTGATACTTAGATTTAAGACCGACTTGTTTTCCGACTTAAAAGAACTTAAACAGCTTGAAGAAAACGGCATAAGCTTTTGGCAGTATGACTTGGGAGGCGGTCAAAGCATATATGCGGTAAACTACAAGGATTCGATAATACTTTCTACATCCAAGGATTTATTCTTTTCGGCCCTGTCTAAAAAGAATGAAGACGAACACATTAAAACCTTGCGTAAATTTATCAAAGAAAAAAAAGGCGAGACTTTGAGCATATTGAGCGATGTAAATTATTTTACGAAAGATACTCCCAAAGATGATTCGATAAGTAATAATGTTGTGAGGGCTCTTAAATTTACTGAAGCGGCAAAGATAGATCTCAGTTTGGATTATAAGGACATAAGTCTTTCAGGTCTTTGCAAATGGGAAACCGAGTCTGAGGGCTTGAATACTATTCTCCAAAGACAGGCCTTTATTCCGGGAATATTGAACAGGCTTCCGAAATCTACCGATTATATAAGCTTGATAAATATGGGAGATGCCGATTTCTTATTTAAAAACGGAAAAGATATTTTGGGTGCCTCTGTATTGCAATCCTATAATTCGGCGAATAAGGCATCTAAATTCGTTTTTAATAAGAGCATCGATGATTTGCTTTTTTCGTGGATGGGAGAGGAAATAGGTGTTTTTGAAGTAAAGCAATCCGATGTTCCAATCTTTTTTGTTTCTTTAAAAGACGAAAAGCTATGCAGACAGGCCTTCGAATTAATCTATACCTCATTCTTTGTAAACAGAAATATCTCGGCCCTTGTTGACGGTATAAGAATACCGCGTATAGAGTTTCCCGATATTTTAACGGCTCTTTTGAGGGCCTTTAATGCTGAGCTCCCTTCTCCTTTTTATGTTATTGAAGGAGGTTATCTATACCTTTCTCAAAGTGCGGAGGCTCTTGCGTCCATGCTGAATGACGTCAAAAGAGGAAATTTACTTGTAAAAACCGAAAACTGGAAAAACATAACAAGAGCTTTTTCTCCCGAAACTTCGGTCTTTGTTTATTATAATCTTGAAAATCAAATTCCCTTATTTTTAAGATCAAACGATATGATGCAATCGGTTTTGAAAGGCTTCGGCCGAGGGGTTGTTTCAATACGCTTTGAAAAAGAAAAGACCCTTAAATTTGAGGTTTATGCTCAAAAAACCGAAGCCCATTCCTTGGGAGAACTGCCTGCATTTCCATATGAAACTAATTCCAAATTGAATTCTTATCTGTATTGCGGAAAAGGGGAAAACAATGTTCCCTTTGCTTATTGGACAAGCGGGCCTAACCTTTATGCCTTAAATTTGGCGGATAAACAATTAAAATCGATCAAGCTGGATGATAAGGCCTATTTAAACCTTGAGACTAAAAACGGTATTGTGAATGCAGTTTGGGCCGTATCTGCGCGAGGCAGCGTTTATAAGACCGATTATAATTTAAACGTGTCCTCCGGCTTCCCGATTTTAACCGGAGAAAAATTAAATTCTTCGCCATCGATAATACAGAATAAGATGGTTGTGCCTGTTGCCAATAAGCCCGTTCTTTTGTATGTGGAAAGTTCAGCTTCCTTTTATTATTCGGATGAGATGAATACGCGTTTAAGGGCTGCTCCTTCAGTGTATGGAAATTTTATTACGGCTATTCCCCGTTCTTTTGACAGTTATATGTATGTTTTTGATGATAAGGGAAAAATTGTTTCCGGTTATCCCAAGGTGCTTGACGGTATTTCGGCTGTTCAGCCTATTTTATATAAAAATAATACCTATGAAGCCGTCTTGACGGAGAAGGGCGTGTTCTCTCTTAAGCCTTCTGATATTATGCAGGGAAAAGCAGGGGAGGTTTATTCCATAGATCTTAATACTTCTTGTAAGACTCAACCCGTTTATTCCGAAAACCTAAAAATGTTCTTTTTGATTACGGATAACGGCTTTTTGTATAAGATAGATACCGAGTGTAATATAATAGACAAAATTCCTTTAAAGCAAAAAAATGCAGCCGATTATCTTATAAGTTTAATCGATATTGATTCGGACGGCTATGATGATGTGCTTGTTTCGGGAGGCGGAAATTCAATCTATGCTTATAATTCTAACTTTTCGCCCTTAAACGGTTTTCCTGTTGCAGGAACAGGTATTCCATATCTTATCGATGTAGACGGAAATGGAAAGCCTGAATTGATAAGCTGCGGCATAGATAACCGCATCCATTCTTATACGGGAGTTTCAAAATGA
- a CDS encoding ABC transporter permease, whose product MWHTLTSIFPYVIAYTIPLLVTSLGGLYSERSGVVNLGLEGLMLVGSFAAAITINLLEGLVPSGLLIPIGLLAAVIMGILYSLLHAFASITLKADQIISGTAINMLAAALTVYTARAILGSGNVRISSIIRKDIPGLANIPVLGPLFFSQSYWSTWLVLAILVFSWFLLYKTSFGLRLRACGEHPSAVASAGVNVHKMRYFAVCASGALAGLGGAVILVTYSGEFNGSVDGLGFLALAALIFGQWKPLGILGATFFFGFARTVANVSQVIPSLSLIPPIWLKIFPYVVTLIALVLFSKNSAAPKADGQPY is encoded by the coding sequence ATGTGGCATACATTAACTTCAATATTTCCTTATGTTATAGCATATACTATTCCTCTTTTAGTGACTTCCTTAGGAGGCCTTTACAGCGAAAGGAGCGGTGTAGTCAATTTAGGACTTGAAGGCCTCATGCTTGTAGGCAGTTTTGCTGCAGCTATTACCATAAATCTCTTAGAAGGCTTAGTGCCCTCAGGGCTTCTTATTCCCATAGGGCTTTTAGCTGCCGTAATTATGGGAATCTTATACTCTCTTTTACATGCCTTTGCATCAATTACCTTAAAAGCAGATCAGATTATAAGCGGCACTGCCATAAATATGCTGGCTGCTGCCCTTACAGTATATACCGCAAGGGCCATCTTAGGTTCGGGAAACGTCCGAATAAGCAGTATAATCCGAAAAGATATTCCGGGGCTTGCAAACATTCCCGTTTTAGGTCCCTTATTCTTTTCTCAAAGCTATTGGAGCACTTGGCTGGTTTTGGCTATCTTGGTTTTTTCTTGGTTTTTATTGTACAAGACTTCATTCGGTTTAAGGCTTAGAGCCTGCGGAGAGCATCCCTCAGCTGTAGCCAGTGCAGGTGTAAATGTTCATAAGATGCGCTATTTTGCCGTATGTGCAAGCGGGGCCTTGGCAGGTTTAGGCGGAGCCGTTATCCTTGTAACCTATTCCGGGGAATTTAACGGAAGTGTTGACGGCCTCGGCTTTTTAGCCCTTGCAGCTCTGATCTTCGGACAATGGAAACCCTTGGGTATCTTAGGTGCAACCTTCTTTTTCGGTTTTGCCAGAACTGTCGCAAACGTCTCTCAGGTTATACCCTCTTTAAGCCTAATCCCGCCGATTTGGCTTAAGATTTTCCCCTATGTAGTAACCCTGATAGCCCTTGTGCTTTTCAGCAAAAATTCTGCAGCACCTAAGGCTGACGGACAGCCTTATTAA
- the rpsD gene encoding 30S ribosomal protein S4 — protein sequence MAIKQPKGKTVRRLGVNIYGNPKYDKLLDRKPNGPGKERGARKRGKTSVYGEQLKEKQKFRFAYGISERQFRNLYKKASRMPGVTGDNMISLMEQRLDNTIYRMGFAISRAQARQMVTHAYFFINGKPVNIPSMCVSVNDVITTKNKKGIQALIRHNMSTSQSTRGSWLTIDDEKLSATVNILPVTTDIQPVGNIQNVVEYYSRNA from the coding sequence ATGGCGATTAAACAGCCTAAGGGAAAAACAGTTAGACGACTCGGCGTTAATATCTATGGTAATCCGAAATACGACAAGCTTTTGGATCGCAAGCCGAATGGTCCCGGAAAAGAACGCGGCGCAAGAAAACGGGGCAAGACTTCTGTTTATGGTGAACAATTAAAGGAAAAACAAAAATTCAGATTTGCTTATGGAATTTCGGAACGTCAGTTCAGGAATTTATATAAAAAAGCAAGCCGAATGCCCGGTGTTACCGGTGATAATATGATTTCCTTGATGGAACAGCGTTTGGATAATACGATTTATCGAATGGGCTTTGCTATCAGCCGTGCACAGGCCAGACAAATGGTCACGCATGCTTATTTCTTTATTAACGGAAAGCCCGTAAACATTCCCTCGATGTGCGTAAGCGTAAACGATGTTATTACAACAAAAAATAAAAAAGGTATTCAAGCCCTTATCCGTCATAATATGAGCACTTCTCAAAGTACAAGAGGTTCTTGGCTCACAATTGATGACGAAAAACTTTCTGCTACAGTAAATATTTTACCTGTTACTACGGATATTCAGCCTGTAGGAAACATTCAGAACGTTGTTGAATACTATTCAAGAAATGCTTAA
- a CDS encoding deoxyribodipyrimidine photo-lyase — protein sequence MKKRFFHQFSLVLSLFIAFNLFGQENVDSPLSQKGLSIQGLWENGGRFIEFSKKDEASLDMRIVLKPYYRFVYEKMGNFSTSMETVEDSKSRFYLRIRYPYVKKAVVMPVCIQDDFFFTSFYKKIPYEVKKESADNLFETKDENYEKSLEDKKSPLDGFWVEQGSPDGILLYPNEAPESIDAYFFTGDDYIRFRYWLDDLEYNDKKVVVKGNDGTGLEFPRLLKRGSLVYSCVTNTGSVLRNYETGKYIISSDTNAENTKGLFLSFKSLGAGPGTHAAPDTYPKAQFSVLENLPLYILDEGRVFAMGSPFLIRSQVKDLDAEIEKHNSKRRPPPEPSIPNEDL from the coding sequence ATGAAAAAAAGATTTTTTCATCAGTTTAGCCTTGTATTGAGCCTTTTTATAGCCTTTAATCTCTTTGGGCAAGAAAATGTCGATAGTCCCTTATCTCAAAAAGGGCTTTCTATACAAGGCCTATGGGAAAACGGAGGGCGGTTTATAGAGTTTTCAAAAAAAGATGAGGCTTCTCTGGATATGAGGATAGTTTTAAAACCATATTACCGCTTCGTTTACGAAAAAATGGGCAATTTTTCTACCTCAATGGAAACTGTTGAAGATTCTAAAAGCCGATTTTATTTAAGAATAAGATATCCTTATGTAAAAAAAGCCGTTGTAATGCCTGTTTGTATACAAGATGACTTCTTTTTTACTTCATTTTATAAAAAGATTCCCTATGAGGTAAAAAAAGAAAGTGCTGATAATCTTTTTGAAACAAAAGATGAAAATTATGAGAAGTCACTCGAAGATAAAAAATCTCCTTTGGACGGTTTTTGGGTAGAGCAGGGCAGTCCTGACGGAATTCTTCTTTATCCTAATGAGGCTCCCGAATCTATAGATGCTTATTTTTTTACCGGAGACGATTATATCCGCTTCCGCTACTGGCTTGATGACCTTGAGTATAACGATAAAAAGGTAGTTGTTAAAGGAAATGACGGAACCGGCTTAGAGTTTCCCCGTCTTTTAAAGCGCGGCAGCCTTGTATATTCCTGTGTTACCAACACCGGAAGCGTCTTACGCAATTATGAAACGGGAAAATACATAATTTCTTCGGATACAAATGCAGAAAATACTAAGGGCTTGTTTTTAAGTTTTAAGTCCCTTGGTGCAGGCCCCGGAACTCACGCCGCTCCGGATACCTATCCCAAGGCTCAATTTTCGGTTTTAGAGAATTTGCCCCTTTATATACTGGATGAAGGAAGGGTCTTTGCCATGGGTTCTCCATTTTTGATTAGATCTCAGGTTAAAGACCTGGATGCGGAAATCGAAAAGCATAATTCAAAAAGAAGACCTCCGCCTGAACCGTCTATACCGAATGAGGATTTATAA
- a CDS encoding BMP family protein, with product MKKIVKILIGFLLIFSVLASCNKEEGKKVLMVGMVTDAGTIDDKSFNQGTWEGIKKAEKELGVKVKYLKPVGTTEADYIKEISNLYDSGYRFIICPGFKFETAVFKAQSKYKDAKFVIVDGNAHPADSWDAQNGPNTIGIFFLENEAGFLAGVAAALQQKTGNFGFIGGMEIPAVQKFNWGWQQGIKYANENLGTNIEIYPENFVYQGGFSDIAAGQQIAASMYDRGVTVIHAAAGGVGVGVINEAKTRTQAGKKVWVVGVDVDQYAEGIIGDGSSIILTSAMKYLDKASYDMIKDELNGAFQGGKTLVFSAKENGVGIPIKNPNLSDDVQQKVNEIYQKIKKGEIVVSTTRGDLFK from the coding sequence ATGAAGAAGATTGTTAAAATTTTGATCGGTTTCCTTCTCATTTTTTCCGTGCTCGCTTCTTGCAATAAGGAAGAAGGAAAAAAAGTTTTAATGGTTGGTATGGTTACGGATGCCGGAACTATAGACGATAAGTCTTTTAACCAAGGAACATGGGAAGGCATTAAAAAGGCCGAAAAAGAACTTGGCGTAAAGGTAAAATATCTAAAACCTGTCGGAACAACTGAGGCTGATTATATCAAAGAAATATCCAACCTCTATGACTCAGGATATAGATTTATCATTTGTCCCGGTTTTAAATTTGAGACAGCCGTTTTTAAGGCTCAGTCCAAATACAAGGATGCAAAATTCGTAATTGTAGACGGAAATGCCCATCCTGCAGATTCTTGGGATGCCCAAAACGGACCTAACACAATCGGTATTTTCTTTTTAGAAAATGAAGCCGGTTTCTTGGCCGGTGTTGCCGCTGCCTTACAGCAAAAAACCGGAAACTTCGGTTTTATAGGCGGTATGGAAATCCCTGCAGTACAAAAATTTAACTGGGGATGGCAGCAGGGCATTAAATATGCAAACGAAAATCTCGGTACCAACATTGAAATCTATCCCGAAAACTTTGTATATCAGGGCGGATTTTCCGATATCGCAGCAGGTCAGCAGATTGCCGCTTCTATGTATGACAGGGGCGTTACGGTAATCCATGCTGCAGCCGGCGGTGTAGGTGTAGGCGTTATCAACGAGGCTAAAACCAGAACTCAGGCAGGAAAAAAAGTTTGGGTTGTAGGTGTTGACGTCGATCAATATGCAGAAGGCATTATCGGTGACGGATCTTCAATAATTCTTACCTCTGCAATGAAGTATCTTGATAAGGCTTCCTATGATATGATTAAGGACGAATTGAACGGGGCCTTCCAAGGAGGTAAAACCTTAGTATTTTCTGCAAAAGAAAACGGTGTAGGAATTCCTATAAAAAATCCGAACCTTTCCGATGATGTACAGCAAAAGGTAAATGAGATTTACCAAAAAATAAAGAAGGGCGAGATTGTAGTAAGTACAACTCGAGGAGATTTGTTTAAATAA